DNA sequence from the bacterium genome:
GCGCCTCCGGCGCTCGGAATGACAAGAAAAACAAGCAAACAGACCCACTACCCCCTAAGCGGCTCGAAGTGGAGCCAAATCCGACCGGCTTGCCGGCGGCAAGTCAAGATCGCGCAGGACCTTGTTGAGAGCAGCGAGCGTGAGCTTCGCAGGTGCGGTGATTTCGATGCCGATCGGCTTTCCGCTGCGGTTAAAGTCAATGACCAGCCCGGGGTCAGCCTTGGACGTGCGATAGCTCTTTTCTCGCGCTCGCCGCGGCAGGTAGAGATAGGCCGCCATGGGCCTGCCCTGCCGAAAGGTGACTTCGAGATAAGACTCCGTCATGCCAATCTTCTCCAGACCGGGTAAGCGGTTACGACAACCAGCAGCTTGGCGCCAAAGTCCGGTTCGACAATGACTTCCCAGGGACGCCGACGATGCCGCGCCAGAATGATCCAGCGTC
Encoded proteins:
- a CDS encoding DUF2283 domain-containing protein gives rise to the protein MTESYLEVTFRQGRPMAAYLYLPRRAREKSYRTSKADPGLVIDFNRSGKPIGIEITAPAKLTLAALNKVLRDLDLPPASRSDLAPLRAA